From the genome of Candidatus Eisenbacteria bacterium:
ATGACGGGGTGGAGGGCCGACTGTTCGGGCCCGGCCTCGAGTCGCTCGTCGCGGCACTCGACGTGGCGCTCACCGACGCCACATGGCGTGAGCGCGCGCAAGCGCGCGCACGAAAGCGAGTCGTCGCGCACGGTGACCTGACGCGCAACATGGCGACGATCGAAGCGCACTTCGAACGGCTCGCCGCAAGCCGGGGCGGGCGCGGCGCCGGCGCGCCGTCGAGCGGGGCGCGCGCGTGAGCGGCGAGCGCCGACGCGTGATGATCCTCGCGTACTTCTATCCGCCGCTCGCGGGCGGCGGCGTGCATCGCGTGTTGTCCTTCACGCGCCACCTTCCCGCGCACGGCTGGGACTGCACGGTGGTGTGCGCAGGGCCCGACGACTCCTGGATCCGAGACCCTTCGCTGTTGGATCGCGTGCCGGCCGGCACCGAAGTCCTGCGGGTGGGAGGTGGCAGTGGACTCGCGTTGCTGCAGCGGCTGCGCGGCGCGCGAACCTCCGCGACGCGCTCGAGCACGACGATCGGATGGCTGCGACGCGCCGTCGACTGGTTCGCGTTTCCCGACAGCTATGCCGGCTGGGCCGCTCGTGCCCGCGCGGTCGCGGCGCGCCGGCTGGCCCGCGGCGACATCTCGGTGCTGCTCTCGAGCTCGCCGCCCGACAGCTCGCATCTGGCGGCACGCTCGCTGGCTCGCCGGTTCGGGCTGCCGTGGGTCGCGGACTTCCGAGATCCGTGGGTGGGGCTCCACTTTCGAACGCCGCCGACACCCTGGCACCGCGCGCGGCATCGGGCGGCCGAGCGCGCAGTGGTGGCGGAAGCAGCCGTGGTGCTGGCGGCGTCGCACACACACGAGCGTGAGCTGCAGGCACTGCGGGGCCGCGACGGTCGCCCGCTGGCGCGCTCCGTGGTGTGGCTCCCGAACGGCTACGAGCCTGCGAATGCCGCCGCGAGCGCGGATGCCGAGTCGCCGCCTCGGTCGCGCGATGGCGGCGCGCCGACCGCGTCGACCGAGAGCCGTTTCCTGCTGGTCTTCACCGGCACGCTCGCGCTCATGGACTCGACGTTCACGGCACTCGAAGCACTCGCGCGGTTCGTGCGCGCGCGACCGGCGGCTCGTTCGCAGTTGCAGATGGTGCTCGCGGGCCCCTACGAAAGCAGCTATGCGCAACGCGTGGCAGCACTCGGGCTCGCGGACCTGGTGCGGCTCACCGGATCGCTCGCCCACGATCAGGCGCGCGCGTTGCAGCGGAAGGCCGATGTGCTGCTACTGTGGAAACCGCTCGGAGTCGGATATCGCACCATGGTGCCGGGCAAGCTCTATGAGTACCTCGATGCGGGGCGTCCGATCCTCGCGCTGCTGCCGTCCGACGACGAGGCTGCGCGGATGGTCCTGGATGCGGGCGGAACGGTGGTGCCGCCGGGCGATGCGGCGGCGGTCGAGCGAGCGCTCGAAGCCGCCTTTGGATCGTGGCTGCAAGGCGGGCGGGTACCCGAGCGGCGTCCCGCGTGGCTGACCGGACACGCGCGTGAGCGGCTTGCCGCCGAACTCGCCGGCACACTCGAGACGATCGTGAAAGGACGCCGTTGATCCAGTCCACCAGCCAGCCCATTCAGCCCGTTGAGCGCGCCGGCCTCGTACTCGGCCTGGTCCTCGCCGGTGTCCTGATGTGGTTCGTGCGCGGCTATATCACCGACGACACGTTCATTCACCTGCAATACGCCCGCAATCTGGCGACCGGGCACGGACTGGTGTTCAACGTCGGCGAACGCGTCTACGGCTGCACCAGTCCATTGTGGGTCACGCTGCTGGCCGACGCGATGCTGCTGCGGATCGACGGGTTGTGGTTCTCGAAGATGGCCGGCTACGCGGCCACACTCGCATCGGTCGGGCTGTTCCTGCAGCTCATGCGCCGTACGGTCACGAATCCGGTGGTGCGCGCGGCGGCGACGGTCGCGTGGGCGAGCCACGCGTGGATGATCCGCTGGGCGATGTCCGGCATGGAGACGCCGCTCGCGGTGGCGCTCACGCTCGCCGGCTTCGTGGCCTTCACCGAGGGGCGGCAGTGGGGCTCGCGGCCGGTGCGAACCGGCACGTTGTGGTCGCTCGCCGCACTCACGCGGCCCGAGGCCGGGTTGCTGCTGCTGTTCTGGGGTTCGTTTCTGCTGATCGACACCGACACGCGCGAGAGTCTGCGGCGATTCGTGGCCGGCGTGCTGCCGCCGACCCTGATCTACGGCGCGTGGCTGGTGTTCGCGCGCTTCTACTTCGGAACGTTCTGGCCGCAGACACTCGCCGCCAAGGCGGCCGGCAGCGGTGATCCCCAGTTCGTGCTCGACAATCTCGGACGCACCCTGAAGCTCATCGCGGCGACCGACGGCGCTTATCTCGTGATCCTTGCGCTCGGGCTGGTCTTCGCATTCAAGCTCGTCTTCGCCGCACGACCCGCCAACGCCCAACGCTTCCTCCCGTGGTGCTGGGTGATCGGGTTGCCGATGCTCTACAACCTGCGCGGCGTGCCGGTGCTGTCGCGCTACGCGCTCCCGATCCTGCCGGTGCTCGCCTGGCTGGCGTGGCGAGTGGTGGACCGCTGGTGGGTCGGCGACGCGGAGGCATCGAGTGCGCGCCGCCGCACCGGACAGGTGCTGGCCTGTGCGCTGGCGCTCGGCGTGACGGTGCAGAACCTGGTGGTATACCGCGAGAAAGTGGTCCCGCAGGTGCAATCGTTCAGCCCGGCGCTTCGCACCAGTCTGATTCGATGGGGCCGCTGGTTCGGCGCCTACACGCCGCCCGGCACCGTGATCGCAGCACCCGACATCGGCGCGCTGGGTTACTACAGTCAGCGACGCGTCATCGACCTCGCGGGGCTCGTGACCCCCGAGATGATTCCGGCGCTGGTGCGCGCGCCGATGGAGGACGCGGTCGCTTCGTTCGCGTTCGCAGCATTCTCGCGACCCGACTACCTCATGGATCGCGACCCGGAAGCGTACGGACTGCTGCGCCGCTCGCCGTATGCGCGCGCGCTGACTCCGCTTGGCGTCGCCGCAATTCCGAATCTCGGAATCGCGCGACCGACTCCGGCGGTCTACTCCGTCTATCGCATCGACTGGGCGGTGTTCGATTCACTCCGCGCCGCACGGGTGGCGCGCGAAGAAGTGCAGTGAGCGCCGTCGAGGAGATTTCGGTCGACGGGTGCTGAAGTGGGGAAGTGCGCTTCGATTCGCACCTCGACCACTGCACGTGCGTGCAGCGTAAGTCCAAGAAGAAATCTGGCTTACGGCGCAATTTCCTTT
Proteins encoded in this window:
- a CDS encoding glycosyltransferase → MSGERRRVMILAYFYPPLAGGGVHRVLSFTRHLPAHGWDCTVVCAGPDDSWIRDPSLLDRVPAGTEVLRVGGGSGLALLQRLRGARTSATRSSTTIGWLRRAVDWFAFPDSYAGWAARARAVAARRLARGDISVLLSSSPPDSSHLAARSLARRFGLPWVADFRDPWVGLHFRTPPTPWHRARHRAAERAVVAEAAVVLAASHTHERELQALRGRDGRPLARSVVWLPNGYEPANAAASADAESPPRSRDGGAPTASTESRFLLVFTGTLALMDSTFTALEALARFVRARPAARSQLQMVLAGPYESSYAQRVAALGLADLVRLTGSLAHDQARALQRKADVLLLWKPLGVGYRTMVPGKLYEYLDAGRPILALLPSDDEAARMVLDAGGTVVPPGDAAAVERALEAAFGSWLQGGRVPERRPAWLTGHARERLAAELAGTLETIVKGRR